In Opitutaceae bacterium TAV5, one genomic interval encodes:
- a CDS encoding hydrogenase: MKRQFQHPEKNTSGRQYWRSLDELAATPGFKNQLEREFPEGASTLAGVDRRQFFKLMAAGFALGGLGLAGCRRPEKHILPYGKSVEDIIPGLPLYYATAFPLRRGAIPLLAETHQGRPTKLEGNPTYKPYGGGTSLLAQATILDLYDPDRATTHVINRAAVTPAAVQDLLTKIGKDAAADQGAGLAFLAGESSSPTRARLVAALREKFPAATWAEYEAIQDEPPAAAAKGAFGRDDVKPVYRFAQAKRIVSIDADFFHSEAGSLYYTREFSKGRKVIKRDDPMNRLYAVESTFTLVGSMADHRLRLASSHMLAFIAALAVEITGDDTFARLAEGLDFRNKDQWLKACADDLRKHRGESIVIAGAHQPAQVHAIAFAINAALGNIGAGKPVELLTVQQPAADAKPATISQLAKAIDAGSVRTLVLLGGNPAYDAPAELDFAALLKKVPQIVRHGYYVDETSLAAFEAAPANSAHIGATHFLESWGDARTADGTLVPVQPMILPLFDGITENEILARIAGLGKTDPYTLVYETVIPLAGGKLPAKDAKETDSDAREAAQIFRKFLHDGLLEGSEYAKADVRFDASGLAPLFTGAASLALRPPALSEDNLEVRFVTDHKVDDGRFANNGWLQECPDPITKIAWDNAILVSPYLGRKLGIEPGGSHPFPQVVRKEEAEFFIGKEKAHIAKVTLGGRTVTGPVHIQPGLSNFTIVLPLGYGRTVSGRVGKGTGHNFYPLRTAAAPHIATGAKIEITGEHYLLANTQEHWSMEGRDIVRETNYEEDGKTDLGWVNEMGMESHAPANLGPDKNTPLQETVTAIPRGNSLYKTPEFDGLHQWGMSIDLNTCIGCNACVVACQAENNIPVVGKDQVLRGREMHWIRLDRYYSDGRADGAAFGGEGNREIPEDPQVSLMPVSCQHCELAPCETVCPVNATVHDEEGLNTMAYNRCIGTRYCANNCPYKVRRFNFFDWNKRSTDSLYMGPLGEQKQMPELVKMVKNPDVTVRMRGVMEKCTYCVQRIQQARIAQKRKAGASGDVLIPDGTIKTACQQVCPVDGVTFGNLRDPESAVSRAKAREQDYALLGYLNIRPRTTYLGKLRNPNPDMPDYAALPFSRTEYDAKNHPHHESGGEGHGHEAAPAAESHDGHTSLPDTARKTIFGGLS; this comes from the coding sequence ATGAAACGCCAATTTCAACATCCCGAGAAAAACACTTCCGGCCGCCAGTACTGGCGCAGCCTCGACGAGCTCGCCGCCACGCCCGGATTCAAAAACCAGCTCGAACGCGAGTTTCCGGAAGGAGCCTCCACGCTTGCCGGCGTTGACCGCCGCCAGTTCTTCAAGCTCATGGCCGCCGGCTTTGCCCTCGGCGGACTCGGTCTCGCCGGCTGCCGCCGCCCGGAAAAACACATCCTCCCGTACGGCAAATCCGTCGAGGACATCATCCCCGGCCTGCCGCTCTACTACGCCACCGCGTTCCCGCTGCGCCGCGGCGCCATCCCGCTCCTCGCCGAGACCCACCAGGGCCGCCCGACCAAGCTCGAAGGCAACCCCACCTACAAGCCCTACGGCGGCGGCACCTCGCTCCTCGCCCAGGCCACCATTCTCGATCTCTACGATCCCGACCGCGCCACCACGCACGTGATCAACCGCGCCGCCGTCACGCCCGCCGCCGTGCAGGACCTGCTGACGAAGATCGGCAAGGACGCCGCCGCCGACCAGGGCGCCGGTCTCGCCTTCCTCGCCGGCGAATCCTCCTCGCCGACCCGCGCCCGCCTCGTCGCCGCGCTTCGTGAAAAATTCCCCGCCGCCACCTGGGCCGAGTACGAAGCCATCCAGGACGAGCCGCCCGCCGCCGCCGCGAAGGGCGCCTTCGGACGCGACGACGTGAAACCGGTTTACCGGTTCGCGCAGGCCAAACGCATCGTCTCCATCGACGCCGACTTTTTCCATTCCGAGGCCGGCTCGCTCTACTACACCCGCGAGTTTTCCAAAGGCCGCAAGGTCATCAAGCGCGACGATCCGATGAACCGCCTCTACGCGGTCGAAAGCACGTTCACGCTCGTCGGCTCGATGGCCGATCACCGCCTGCGCCTCGCCAGCAGCCACATGCTCGCCTTCATCGCGGCGCTCGCGGTCGAGATCACCGGCGACGACACCTTTGCCCGCCTCGCCGAAGGCCTCGATTTCAGGAACAAGGACCAGTGGCTCAAGGCCTGCGCCGACGACCTCAGGAAACATCGCGGCGAGAGCATCGTCATCGCCGGCGCGCACCAGCCCGCGCAGGTCCACGCCATCGCCTTCGCGATCAACGCCGCGCTCGGCAACATCGGCGCCGGCAAGCCCGTCGAGCTTCTCACGGTGCAGCAGCCCGCCGCCGACGCGAAGCCCGCCACGATCAGCCAGCTCGCGAAAGCCATCGACGCCGGCTCCGTCAGGACGCTCGTCCTCCTCGGCGGCAATCCCGCCTACGATGCGCCCGCCGAGCTCGATTTTGCCGCGCTGCTCAAAAAAGTGCCGCAGATCGTCCGCCACGGTTATTACGTGGACGAGACCTCGCTCGCCGCGTTCGAGGCCGCGCCGGCCAACAGCGCCCACATCGGCGCCACCCACTTCCTCGAATCGTGGGGCGACGCCCGCACGGCCGACGGCACCCTCGTGCCCGTGCAGCCGATGATCCTGCCGCTCTTCGACGGCATCACGGAGAACGAAATCCTCGCCCGCATCGCCGGCCTCGGGAAGACCGATCCCTACACCCTCGTTTACGAAACGGTCATCCCGCTCGCCGGCGGCAAGCTCCCCGCGAAGGACGCGAAGGAAACCGACTCCGACGCCCGGGAGGCTGCGCAGATTTTCCGCAAATTCCTTCACGACGGCCTGCTCGAGGGCAGCGAGTACGCGAAAGCCGACGTCAGGTTCGACGCCTCCGGTCTCGCCCCGCTCTTCACCGGCGCCGCCTCGCTTGCGCTTCGCCCGCCCGCGCTCTCCGAAGACAATCTCGAAGTCCGTTTCGTCACCGACCACAAGGTGGACGACGGCCGTTTCGCCAACAACGGCTGGCTCCAGGAATGCCCCGATCCGATCACCAAGATCGCCTGGGACAACGCCATCCTCGTCTCGCCGTACCTCGGCCGCAAACTCGGCATCGAGCCCGGCGGTTCGCATCCGTTCCCCCAGGTGGTGCGCAAGGAGGAAGCCGAGTTCTTCATCGGCAAGGAAAAGGCCCACATCGCGAAAGTCACGCTCGGCGGCCGCACGGTCACCGGCCCCGTTCACATCCAGCCCGGCCTCTCCAATTTCACGATCGTCCTCCCGCTCGGTTACGGCCGCACCGTTTCCGGCCGGGTAGGGAAGGGGACCGGACACAATTTTTACCCGCTCCGCACCGCCGCCGCCCCGCACATCGCGACCGGCGCGAAGATCGAGATCACCGGCGAACACTACCTGCTCGCCAACACCCAGGAGCACTGGTCGATGGAAGGTCGCGACATCGTTCGCGAAACCAACTACGAGGAAGACGGCAAGACCGACCTCGGCTGGGTCAACGAAATGGGCATGGAGTCGCACGCTCCCGCCAACCTCGGCCCCGACAAGAACACACCGCTCCAGGAAACCGTCACCGCCATCCCGCGCGGCAACTCGCTCTACAAGACGCCCGAGTTTGACGGTCTCCATCAGTGGGGCATGTCGATCGACCTCAACACCTGCATCGGCTGCAACGCCTGCGTGGTGGCCTGCCAGGCGGAAAACAACATCCCCGTCGTCGGCAAGGATCAGGTCCTGCGCGGCCGCGAGATGCACTGGATTCGCCTCGACCGCTATTACTCCGACGGACGCGCCGACGGCGCCGCCTTCGGGGGCGAGGGCAACCGCGAGATCCCCGAAGATCCGCAGGTCAGCCTCATGCCCGTGAGCTGCCAGCACTGCGAACTCGCTCCCTGCGAGACCGTGTGCCCCGTCAACGCCACCGTGCACGACGAGGAAGGCCTCAACACGATGGCTTACAATCGCTGTATCGGCACCCGTTACTGCGCCAACAACTGCCCGTACAAGGTGCGCCGTTTCAACTTCTTCGACTGGAACAAGCGCTCGACCGACTCGCTCTACATGGGCCCGCTCGGCGAGCAGAAGCAGATGCCCGAGCTCGTCAAGATGGTGAAAAACCCGGATGTCACCGTGCGCATGCGCGGCGTCATGGAAAAGTGCACCTACTGTGTGCAGCGCATCCAGCAGGCCAGGATCGCGCAGAAGCGGAAGGCCGGCGCCTCGGGCGACGTGCTCATCCCCGACGGCACCATCAAGACCGCCTGCCAGCAGGTGTGTCCGGTGGACGGCGTCACCTTCGGCAACCTCCGCGACCCGGAGAGCGCCGTATCCAGGGCGAAAGCACGCGAACAGGATTACGCCCTCCTCGGCTACCTCAACATCCGCCCGCGCACGACCTACCTCGGCAAGCTGCGCAACCCGAACCCGGACATGCCCGACTACGCCGCGCTGCCCTTCAGCCGCACGGAATACGACGCCAAGAATCACCCGCACCACGAATCCGGTGGCGAAGGTCACGGCCACGAGGCCGCTCCCGCCGCCGAAAGCCACGACGGACACACCTCGCTCCCCGACACCGCCCGGAAGACGATTTTCGGAGGACTTAGCTAA